Genomic segment of Alcanivorax borkumensis SK2:
ACAATCCACGTTTGACGGCGGCCTCAGTGTTCAGCTTGAGCTTCTCTTTCACTTCGCCGGTATCAGCTTGATCCAGCCAGACTTGCGCATCCAGACCCGCCTCGTTGAGCCCGCAGGTGATTTCGTTCGCGTCCGACAAAGCCTCTACACAGCAGAGGCGCTGAGCTGAATGTCGTTTTGCATGACTTCCAGTTGCGCCAGCACCCGTTGGCGCAGCCAACTGTGAGCCGGGTCGGCACTCTGGTCGCGGTGCCAATACAGGTGCATTTCCAGCCCCGGCAATCCCCCAGGGAACGGCTTCCATACCAGCCCCTGATCGCTCAGCTGCCCGGCCAGGCTGGCGGGCATAGTGAGCAGCAAGTCGGTTTGTTGCACGGTGCTCAACGCGGCCTGGTAATGCTGGCAGCGCAAACGAATGTGCCGGCGATAGCCTTGCCGTGCCAGGCCGAAATCTTCCAACCCCGGCCCTTCGCGGCGGGATGACACCAGCACATGCTGGGCGGCGAGATAATCGGGCAGGTCCATGCCCTGGGCCAACGGGTGCGATTCACGCATCAGCACCACCAGCGGCCCTTCCAATACCACCTGATGCTCAATGGCTTCGGGCAGCGCCAGCATCACATCGCAGGCTAAATCCAGCCGACCACTGGCCAGTTCCGTGGCCATTTGCCGGCGGCTCACGGTTAACGATTGCAGTTTGATGCCCGGCGCTTCATCCATAAACTGGCTCATCAAGGCGGGCAGCAACCGCGCTTCCAGCCCATCGCGCAGGCCCAATACAAACGTACGCTCCGCTTCACTGGCATCGAAGCCGCCCTCTTCACTGAGGCAACGCTGAAAACCGCCCAGCGCGTGGCGCACCGGGCTCACCATGGCCCGAGCCCGAGCGGTGGGTACCATGCGGCTGCCCTGGCGAACAAATAGCGGGTCGTTTAGGCGGGCGCGCAAGCGCGCCAAGGCATGGCTAACCGCTGGCTGGGTGAGGTTGAGCACCTTGGCAGCGCGGGTCAGCGACCCTTCGGTATAGATGGCGTCGAAGACCACGAAAAGGTTCAGGTCGAATCGCGAAACATGCATGAAACTTATCCAAAATAATTGCCATGATTCATTGGATTTATTGAAACGCGCTCTCTAGCATCGGTCAATGGATAAGTGCTGGCGGCTGGCCTACGGATACGGATTGGCTAAATAATGCAGCTCGAAGCGGCTAAACATCTATTTTTCCTGCCGCCCCACGAAAGCGGCCGCCCGCCTTGGATAAAGCGGCTCATGCCGTTTGTGTTCAACCGGATGATGCGAAAAAGCGCCGGGCGCCTGCAACGTTAATGGAAACAACCTGAACAGAAAAAGAGCACTGATGTATGCCGGTGATTTACCTTATACGCCACGGCCACGCCAGCTTTGGCAAAGAAGATTACGACCAACTTTCTGAGCCGGGCTGGGAACAAAGCCGGCTTCTTGGGCGCGCCCTACAAAACCAGATGCTGGGCCTCCCCCGTGCCCTCTGTGGCACCATGCGCCGCCACAGGGAAACCGCAGAGGCCACCCTGGGCGAGCTGGGCCTACCCAAAGAATGGCACACCGACACCGGTTTTAATGAGTACAACCACGAAGAGCTGCTGGCCGTCGACTGGCCCCTGGCCACCGACCGCCCCGCGCTCACCGCTTGGCTGGCGGAGCAGCAACAGCCGCGCAAGGTTTTCCAGGCCCGCTTTGAGCAGGCCCTGCGCCGCTGGCAGCGAGGTGAAGGTGACTACAACGAAACCTGGCCCGCCTTTCGTGAGCGTGTGCTGGCCAGCACCTACAGCTTGGGTAACAGCTTAAGCAGCGGCGACAGCGCCTTGGTATTCACTTCCGGCGGCGCCATCAGCGTGATTATTCAACAGCTAATGGCCCTGGATAACGAAGCGCTAATTACTTATAACCGTAACCTGATTAATACCAGTGTGACTCGGGTACTTGTGAATGCAGGCACGTTGCGGCTAGTGTCGGTAAATGAGCACCTGCACCTGCCGAGCGATCAAGTAACTTATCGATAAAGAACAAGCGGAAAGTTCAACGTGTGAAACACGCGGCACAAGCATAGCCGAGGGCTACACCGTGAAACCGTGTTTCAATTTTAACTGTTGAGCTTACTTTCATTCGAGCAACACGACACCGAGCGGAGAAAACAATGCCGACACGTCAAAACATTCTCATCACTGGCGCCAGCTCAGGGCTTGGCGAAGGCATGGCGCGCCTGTTTGCCGCCATGGGCCGCAACTTGGCGTTGTGCGCTCGGCGTATGGATCGGCTGGAAGTGTTGAAGGCCGAGCTGGAAGAAAAACATCCCGGCATCAAGGTGCTGATTAAGCCGCTGGACGTGAACGACTACGACCAAGTGTTTGCGGTGTTCGATGCTTTCCGTACGGAAATGGCCGGCATCGATCGCATCATCGTTAACGCGGGCATGGGCAAGGGCCAACCCTTGGGCACCGGTTATTTCTATGCCAACCGGCAAACCGCTGAAACCAACTTTGTTGCTGCCCTGGCCCAGGCCGAAGCGGCCATGGAAATTTTCCGCGCCCAGGACAGTGGCCACCTGGTAATGATTTCTTCCATTAGCGCCATGCGCGGCATGAAGAAAAATTTGACCACCTATGCGGCCACCAAGGCCGGCGTGGCCATGCTAGCGGAAGGCCTGCAAATGGAATTACAAGATTCGCCTATCAATGTAACCACTATTTTTCCGGGTTTTATTCGCACCGAGATCAACGAAAAACTGAAAAACACGCCCTTTATGGTGGACACTGAAACCGGCTGCAAGGCGCTGGTTAAGGCCATAGAGAAAGAAGGCAAAAATGCCTCCGTACCTAGCTGGCCCTGGGGGCCACTCGGCTTCGCCATGCGCACCTTGCCGCTAAAAATGGTCGGCAAGATTATGTAGTAAGCGGCGTGCCACGCTGCAGGCTTTTCGCTTTACCAACGCAAGAGGCCGCGCCAAACATTAGGCGCGGCCTCTTGCGTATCACAACGGCAACACGATGCCCTGTTGCAGCTTGCCTTTGCTACGGTTATTTCCACTTCATAATCGGTGCCCATTCTTGCCAGTCATCTTCTGGCTGGCTGTAAAGGTCAAATCGCTCGCCCTCTTTGGCTAAGGGCCCCGCCTCTGTTGGCGTGGCAAAGCTGATGCCACCGCGTAACAGGTTTTCCAGAGAGCTGGCTTGGATTTGCGCACCTTTGAATAATCCCACATCGACGCTCAGCCCGGAGCTATTCCAAAAGCGGGTATTGCTGCGCACTAACCGGGTGTATTTCGGCTCAATAATGGCCTGAACTTCCACAAAGCGGCCGCCCTGACTTAACTCACTTTCACCAATGGTGCCCACTTGTACATCGCGGTAGTAAATATGCCGGCCTTTTTTCAAGGAGCCCAGCTGCTTGGCCACCAGGGTGACTCTGAGACCCAGGTTGGGCTGCTGCTCAGGGGGTGTTTCCAGCCCGTCAAATTCCTTTACCGGCTCCCCCTCACCCGGCGACACCGCGATGTATTTTCCCGATACCAGGGTGTCCAGATTACGCGCACCCGCGATGCCCAGTTCCGGCTCTACAATCCAGAAACGGCTTTTCTCCCGGGCCAGCTTTTCCGCATCACGATTCAAGCTAGCATGGACCGTGACATGATTCAGATCGTCGCTGAGTACGATTTTATCTACGCTACCCACAGGCACGCCCCGGTAGCGAAGATCAACCCCTGGCTTGATGCCTGCTCCGTTATCAAAGGTGATTTCAATTTGCACATCACGCTGTAGCAACTGGTCGTACAGCAACCAGCCGGCCACTAGCAGGCTCACCAAGGGCACTAACCAAATGGGGGAAGGCCAGCGGGAGTGTTTCACTTCGGGGCTATCCATGGTCTGCTCCGTCAGGGTTTTGGATCCATAATTGTTGGGGCGAAAAGGCATGGGCAGACAACATGGTCAGCACCACGGCCAATGCAAAGGCGAGAATTCCCGGCCCCGGTTCCACTCGGGCCAAATTGCCGAATTCCACTACCGCTGCCAGTAATGCCACCACGAACACATCGAGCATGGACCAGCGGCCAATCCAATACACCAAACGATAGGCGCGGGTACTGGTGCGTGGATTACTTTCGTGGGGAACGCGCCAGTAGATTACGGCCAATACCAGCACTTTAAAGAACGGCACCAGTAAGCTGGCAATGAACACAATAATGGCAATGCCGGGCATGCCGGCTTCAAACAATTGCCAAATACCATCGGCAATAGTGCTGGCTTTTCCTTTGCCGGTTTCGATAACGGTCATGATGGGCAGCAAATTTGCGGGCACCAGCCACACCACAGCCGCGATCAATAATGCCCAGGCCAATGGCCGATGGCCTGGGGTCGCCTCAGTGGCCATGCCGTGCCTCCAGCAGCCGTTGCAGCTGATCCGGTTGTGCCAAGGTTTCCACAATAAGACGCAACAACACCGCCACCACCAAGCAGAACAAGCCCGCACCGGGGGTCACTGTGGCCATATCACCCAGCTTGGTCATGGCGATAAGAATGCCGAGCAGAAAAATATCCGTCATCGCCCATTCCCGGCTGTGCCGATACGCCTTCATCCAAAACGGAGCTAGCGATGTCGCCGCAGGCGTATCGGTACGGGCCGCCCATAACAGACGCCCCACTGACAATAAATTTAACAGCGGCATAAGCACCAGGGTAAACAGCAGCAATAGGCCCACCGGAAGGTAGATGCCTTGCATGAGGCGCAGTACACAATCCAGCAGGCTGGCTTCACGGTCCAAGCCCAGGTTTTCCAAACGCATTAACGGCAGAATCAGGGCGGGCAACCACAACACAGAGGTGGTCACCGTTAGCGCAAGCAAAGAATCTGGGCGCAAGGTCCAGGCGCCACTTAACTGGCACTCGCAGCGAGGGCAGCGCCATGTGCCACGGGCGCGCTGGGGCTGGGAAGGCGCAGCAAGCTGAGTACCGCAATCCGGGCACTGCAACGCATCAGTAGACATCAACTCCCCTCCCCTAAGCTCGGACACCGCTAGCTCCAGCCAATAACCGTACCAGAATGCCTTCCCCTGTGCGGAAAGAACGTGAACGAGAGGCGGAATTTTACGGGGTTTTATAAACCCCGTTTAAGGTGGAAACAGGCTCCGTGTTTTATGGATTTCAAACAAAAAAGGCCGCGCTCAATTTTTAGGGCGCGGCCTCTTGGATTTATAAAACGATGCTAGGCGTAGTGCCTTTTCACGCTCTCAATCTAGTTACGTTATCAATCTAGGGGACCGGGGGTCTTTTTGCGCTTCACTGTGGCAAACCCGCCTTTGGTGTCTTGGCTCGGCGGCCTGGCATTGCGCTTGGGTTTAGCGGCGTTTTTCTTGGCTCCGGATTTCTTGATACCTTTTTTAGCATCTTCTTTTTTCTTCATTTTTTTCTTTTTATTACCGGCAGCCTTACCGTTGGATTTCAGGTTTTTCGGCCCCAGGAAGTTGCCCCGCAGGGCTTCCACCAAGCGGTATTCAAAATTTTGACGCAGGTAACGTTGAATACTCGCCATCAAATTCCATTCGTGGGCGGCAATCAGGGAAATTGCGGTGCCTTCCCCCCCCACTCGCCCGGTGCGACCAATACGATGCACGTACTCGTCGCCACTGCGAGGCATGTCGAAGTTGATCACCAAGTCCAGGTTATCCACGTGGATACCTCGGGCAGCCACGTCTGTGGCGACCAGCACTTTCACGGCGCCGGTTTTAAGACGATCCATGGCCAGCTTGCGATCTTTCTGATCTTTCTCGCCGTGCAGCACAAACACTTTCAGGTTAGAGGCCACCAGCACACCGCAAAGCCGATCGGCTTGTTCACGGGTATTGGTGAACACTACCGCTTTATCATAGGTTTCATTGGCTAGCAGCCATTGCACTAACCGTTCTTTGTGCTTCACATCGTCGGCAGTGATGATCTGCTGGCTCACAGATTCATTCAGGTCACGCACGGAATCGAGCACCAGCGAGCGGGGGTCGCGAAGCACACTGCTGATCATGTTTTCCATGGCGTTACCGCCCGTGGTGGCGGAGAACAACAGGGTCTGCCGCTCGGGCCGGCATTCCGCGGCCAGGCGCAGCACGTCGTCGTTGAAGCCCATGTCGAGCATGCGATCGGATTCATCCAACACCAGCATTTCCAGATCCTGCAAAAGCAGGTTGCCGGCATCTAGATGCTCGATGAGGCGCCCCGGGGTGCCAATAAGAATTTCCGGGTTCTTGCGCATTTTGGCCGCCTGCACTTTGAAGTCTTCACCGCCGGTGAGCAGCTCGGCTTTAATGAAGGTATAACGGCCTAGCGCTTCTACTTGCTTGAGGGTCTGCTGGGCCAACTCGCGAGTGGGCAACAGAATCAAGGCGCGGGTGTCGGTACGCGGGCGGGAATATTGGAGCAGCTGATGCAGCATGGGCAGCAAAAATGCCGCGGTTTTACCGCTACCGGTGCGGGCCACTACACGCAAATCGCGGCCTTCAAGCGCCGCAGGAATGGCTGCCGTCTGAACAGGGGTCGGGGTGGTAATTTCCAGCTCACCAAGCGCCTTGATTAAGCGCTCATGCAGGTTCAGGTCGGCAAACGAAGACATAACAGGCTAACTCCATGAATAAGGCGAACATTGTAGCATCCAGAGCCGTTGAAAGTTCACCGTTAAACGTGGAAACACAGTGATCGGTGCAACCCGGGCCTGAACGGTTATTGCTTCGCGCTGGCCACATGGAAGGCCGGGCGCCACGCCAACAGCCCTGCCCACGCCTTTCTACTTTGAATGCTCTCCTTTCTGCTCAATCCCCCACCCGAGCAAAGCGGGGCTGCACTTTGCCATCTCGCTCTACGGTCTCGATAAACATGGCCAATGGGCGCACCCACAGGGCCTGATCCCCGTAGAGCGGGTGGTAAACCACCACGGTTTCGCCGGTCTCAGAATGGGTTGCCAAGCCAAGCACTTGGTATTCGTTACCTTTGAAGTGCCGGTAACGACCGGGTTGCAACTCGCTCATGGCACATCTCCTGGTAGCGGGCTGCGCGGCAAACGCTCGGCAATGGCCGCCAGCACTTGAGGATTCCACGGTAGCCCCACATGGGTACCCTGCACTTCCACATTTTCAGTCATTGGCCCGCTTTCTTCCTGGCTGCACTGCCAAGCCACGATGCCGTCTTCACGGGTAAAGATGGCTGTGCACGGCACGGGTGGGGCCGCAATGCGTTGGTTAAAGGCCTCCCTGTCGGTTGGAGGTCGATTCGGATTGAACCAACTAAAAAGCGTGGACACATTATTGGCGTCTGGATCGCCATTGATAGGGCTACCCAGAGTAAAGACCTGACTCACCAGATCAGGAAAGGCCCGCGCCAGTTCCCGAGCAAACACTCCGCCCAAGCTCCAACCTACTAGCGCGACCGGTTGCTGGTGCCGCGCGCTGATTTCTTGCAACTGGGTAACTAACAGGTTTTTACGTTTGCTATTCATGCCCAGATTCGTGCCCTGGGCCCAGCCATACACGTTATACCCCAGCTTACCCAGGGCCATGCGCAAGGGCCGAGTGCTCAAGTCGCTGGCCCCAAAACCGGGCAAAACAATCACGGGCTGCCTTTTACCTAACGGCAGTTGCTTGTGCTCCAAGCCCCGTAAAAGGTAGCGCCCATAGGCCCATGCTGCGCGGCTTTCGCCTAGCAGAAGTTTGATTGATGGTGGTGCGATAACAGGTGTCATTACTGGCCCTCGGGCTGTTTCCGGCGCCATTAGCAACGGCGCATTATGGAACAATGGTAACCTGTCTGAGTGGGGTGGGGGTGGCTGACTGGCGACCGGCAGCAGCCAGACGGTCAATGATTTGCCGGGGAACGGTCTGCAGCGAATACAGTCATACTCTGCCAGCGGGGTCGGACGACTCACCCTTTTACGCAACCTATTTTT
This window contains:
- a CDS encoding DsbA family protein, whose protein sequence is MSDANEITCGLNEAGLDAQVWLDQADTGEVKEKLKLNTEAAVKRGLFGAPTMFVGNEMFFGQGRLDFVEEEVKK
- a CDS encoding LysR family transcriptional regulator — encoded protein: MHVSRFDLNLFVVFDAIYTEGSLTRAAKVLNLTQPAVSHALARLRARLNDPLFVRQGSRMVPTARARAMVSPVRHALGGFQRCLSEEGGFDASEAERTFVLGLRDGLEARLLPALMSQFMDEAPGIKLQSLTVSRRQMATELASGRLDLACDVMLALPEAIEHQVVLEGPLVVLMRESHPLAQGMDLPDYLAAQHVLVSSRREGPGLEDFGLARQGYRRHIRLRCQHYQAALSTVQQTDLLLTMPASLAGQLSDQGLVWKPFPGGLPGLEMHLYWHRDQSADPAHSWLRQRVLAQLEVMQNDIQLSASAV
- a CDS encoding histidine phosphatase family protein, producing the protein MPVIYLIRHGHASFGKEDYDQLSEPGWEQSRLLGRALQNQMLGLPRALCGTMRRHRETAEATLGELGLPKEWHTDTGFNEYNHEELLAVDWPLATDRPALTAWLAEQQQPRKVFQARFEQALRRWQRGEGDYNETWPAFRERVLASTYSLGNSLSSGDSALVFTSGGAISVIIQQLMALDNEALITYNRNLINTSVTRVLVNAGTLRLVSVNEHLHLPSDQVTYR
- a CDS encoding SDR family oxidoreductase, whose protein sequence is MPTRQNILITGASSGLGEGMARLFAAMGRNLALCARRMDRLEVLKAELEEKHPGIKVLIKPLDVNDYDQVFAVFDAFRTEMAGIDRIIVNAGMGKGQPLGTGYFYANRQTAETNFVAALAQAEAAMEIFRAQDSGHLVMISSISAMRGMKKNLTTYAATKAGVAMLAEGLQMELQDSPINVTTIFPGFIRTEINEKLKNTPFMVDTETGCKALVKAIEKEGKNASVPSWPWGPLGFAMRTLPLKMVGKIM
- a CDS encoding intermembrane transport protein PqiB; the encoded protein is MDSPEVKHSRWPSPIWLVPLVSLLVAGWLLYDQLLQRDVQIEITFDNGAGIKPGVDLRYRGVPVGSVDKIVLSDDLNHVTVHASLNRDAEKLAREKSRFWIVEPELGIAGARNLDTLVSGKYIAVSPGEGEPVKEFDGLETPPEQQPNLGLRVTLVAKQLGSLKKGRHIYYRDVQVGTIGESELSQGGRFVEVQAIIEPKYTRLVRSNTRFWNSSGLSVDVGLFKGAQIQASSLENLLRGGISFATPTEAGPLAKEGERFDLYSQPEDDWQEWAPIMKWK
- a CDS encoding paraquat-inducible protein A — encoded protein: MATEATPGHRPLAWALLIAAVVWLVPANLLPIMTVIETGKGKASTIADGIWQLFEAGMPGIAIIVFIASLLVPFFKVLVLAVIYWRVPHESNPRTSTRAYRLVYWIGRWSMLDVFVVALLAAVVEFGNLARVEPGPGILAFALAVVLTMLSAHAFSPQQLWIQNPDGADHG
- a CDS encoding paraquat-inducible protein A gives rise to the protein MSTDALQCPDCGTQLAAPSQPQRARGTWRCPRCECQLSGAWTLRPDSLLALTVTTSVLWLPALILPLMRLENLGLDREASLLDCVLRLMQGIYLPVGLLLLFTLVLMPLLNLLSVGRLLWAARTDTPAATSLAPFWMKAYRHSREWAMTDIFLLGILIAMTKLGDMATVTPGAGLFCLVVAVLLRLIVETLAQPDQLQRLLEARHGH
- a CDS encoding DEAD/DEAH box helicase; this encodes MSSFADLNLHERLIKALGELEITTPTPVQTAAIPAALEGRDLRVVARTGSGKTAAFLLPMLHQLLQYSRPRTDTRALILLPTRELAQQTLKQVEALGRYTFIKAELLTGGEDFKVQAAKMRKNPEILIGTPGRLIEHLDAGNLLLQDLEMLVLDESDRMLDMGFNDDVLRLAAECRPERQTLLFSATTGGNAMENMISSVLRDPRSLVLDSVRDLNESVSQQIITADDVKHKERLVQWLLANETYDKAVVFTNTREQADRLCGVLVASNLKVFVLHGEKDQKDRKLAMDRLKTGAVKVLVATDVAARGIHVDNLDLVINFDMPRSGDEYVHRIGRTGRVGGEGTAISLIAAHEWNLMASIQRYLRQNFEYRLVEALRGNFLGPKNLKSNGKAAGNKKKKMKKKEDAKKGIKKSGAKKNAAKPKRNARPPSQDTKGGFATVKRKKTPGPLD
- a CDS encoding DUF1653 domain-containing protein, with amino-acid sequence MSELQPGRYRHFKGNEYQVLGLATHSETGETVVVYHPLYGDQALWVRPLAMFIETVERDGKVQPRFARVGD
- a CDS encoding esterase/lipase family protein, which translates into the protein MTPVIAPPSIKLLLGESRAAWAYGRYLLRGLEHKQLPLGKRQPVIVLPGFGASDLSTRPLRMALGKLGYNVYGWAQGTNLGMNSKRKNLLVTQLQEISARHQQPVALVGWSLGGVFARELARAFPDLVSQVFTLGSPINGDPDANNVSTLFSWFNPNRPPTDREAFNQRIAAPPVPCTAIFTREDGIVAWQCSQEESGPMTENVEVQGTHVGLPWNPQVLAAIAERLPRSPLPGDVP